AGGCTCACTCGTGTACAGAGGTAGGCTGTTTTGTATTGACATGTAGTTAATGGGTTTCTTTGATAAGATACTAGTACACCCCCCATTTTCCTTTTAACCTGATACTGACtatatgtttttgttcatttttttcaagGTGTCAGTTAAGAGAGAATCTCGCACTGCAGGTGGCAGCACGAGTTATCCATGCTCATTTAAAGATTGCAAGGGGAAGGAACTGTTACCAGTTATATGCCCACAATGtgaaaaacatttctgtttggtgtaggttatttttgtttctctttattgTAAACTTCCTGTACTTGTGTGGACTTGTGTCATCACTGGAACATATAAGCtgagtttcttttgtttttgcctcacaGACATCGGCATCAGGATGATCACAAGTGTGAAAAGTTGGAGGTTCAAAAGCCTCGAATGGCAGCCACCAAAGAGCTGGTGCAAAAGATTGTAGGTCAGTTAAAATAGTTTTTGTCCGATGGATTTTTCTCTGTCATTCCTCTTTTGACCACATGGGACCAGTAGTAAACAAAATGTTCACCTCTGTATGTGCGGCCTTCAGCCTCTGCCTACTTAACatttgtgtgtaatgttttcatTCCTCTGCTCAGAGTCAAAGGATGGATCCAAAAGCAAAGGTCGCAGAGGAGCGAAGAACAGCGCAACAGCCGCAAAAGTAGCCCTGATGAAACTGAAACTTCATGCTGCAGGAGACAAAGGACTGCCACAGGTAAGCTCCtacctgcttttattttaactttaaaaactaaaagttgctCATCACTTGCCTGTTTCCATTTggttactgttttttttttttgctttctagACAGAGAGAACCTACTTCCAGGTGTATCTTCCCAAAGAATCTAAAGACTCCAGCAAGCCCATGTTCTTCTGTTCTAAATGGAGTGTGGGAAAGGTGGTGGACTATGCAGCATCTCTAGCCAGCCTCAAGAACAACAATAATGTACTGACAGCTAAGGTAACCAGAAACAGCATGTGAACATACCTTCGTTCATGCACCTCTTTTATTCTATTTTCAGAAAAGCTTTTACCACATCTACGTGTAGAACAACCTTGTTTGCATACCTGCAACACTTTCCTGTCAACAACATGTGACAGTAGTGGGACCTCTGCTTACAGGAATACGTTACGACAAGACACAGGAAGATGGGTTAACCAGTGTTTTGATCATCTTGTATATGAAAACCAAATCACAAagtgtatttcctgtttttttcaaacaaaaaaagtttgatCTACAGCCCCcaaatatactgtatactgcTTCTTAAACTACTTCCAAAAGTAGTGTGACTATGTCTTAGAAATTTTAGAGAAATGCTGATAAAATAGGAGGGGAAACGGGTGTGAGGGGGCATGAATGTGTTAGGATGGAAGTGTTCAGTGTCAGCTGCTGCATACAGTCTGTGGTGTCAGCTGTTTGCATTTGTTTACTTCTGTCTTTCTCACTGTGGCCACATACGCTGTAGTTTAGTCCAGCTGATTCAAACTGTTCTCATGCAAACAACAGAAGAGTAGTGACTTTAACATTATTTCATGTATTTCTTAACAGTTGCACTTCTCTTCATTTGCAGAAGCTGCGTTTGTGTCATCCTCAGACAGGCGATGCTCTTCGTATGGATGACACCCTGATCTCGCTGCTGGAACACTCAGAAACTCCCCTGTATAATGGGGGTAATGTGATCCTGGAGTACCTAGACAATGAGTGCACATGCCTGGAGGATGTGTCTGAGTATATTACACAGACTTGACCGATAAACTTTAACCAGTGGATGGTTTTTCTAAACAGTTTCTATTCATGTCAATAAAATCTTACATTGCAATGACTTCTTATTGTATGGAGCATTTAATCATATCTTTAATCATCACTGAGTCTGTTTGCAATGCAGGAGGAGCATAAACGACCCAGGTGGGACTTGAACCCACAATCCCCAGCTCCGGAGGCTgatgccttatccattaggccactgggccATTTTTATAACCTTTTATATCATTTCCAATGACATCGTTATCAAACCAATCATCATAGCTTGTACAATTTGCAATCAATGAATTCTTAAAACGTTACCAAATATAGAGAAAACTGACTGATGCTAAGAAACTCAACCTTCTAAGAAAAGGATGTacagaaaaatgacaaaagTGGTTATTTCTAGTCTATTTCTATCTATTTCTAAAATGCATCTACTTAAAGGAAGTATTTCAACATGTTAGGAGACCCTCTGAGGGTCTGAGTCCACAGGCGATACACAGTGAATACAGCAATCTGAAAATACCCCACAACAACTCTGAATCTGCTGTTCTTGTTTCAGCAATTGCTAAGCAAGCCTTGACCAAccattttcttttcctttatACTGACAGGCTCAGAAGCCAATCAGAGGacagcataaacaaacatggGCGGGCACATTCTAGgccttatataaaaaaaaggggCTGGGTTTTATCGTACAGTAGATTCCGTTGTTTTGATGAGAATAGATGTGTAGTTGAGGTTATCGTCGATTTGTAACAACATTAAACCGTTCTAAAATTACTATCAGGCTATTAGGTAGCTCGTTGCTGCTTTTCTGATCGAGTCGCTCGGAAAAAAGGCGACTTGGTCCAGCAGATACAGATCGTTTTGTAAAATCAGGTCGAAAGGGATGCCGCTGCAGACAGACTCCGACGGACGCCAACAGTCTCTGGATTTAATCTCATCGCATTTAATCGGGAAGAGCAGTTTTTCTATAAATTTAAAGGGCCTCAGAATAAACCATTCTCGACCGAGTGCCTCTGTAAGATGCTTAAGTTTTAATAATTAATAGCTCAGCGGTGAAGTGAAGACAGGGCAATCAGCAGGCTAGCGGCTAtcctagctaacgttagctagtcAACAACAAAGCGCGGCTCGTTAATCTTCGGCTAGCAGTCGGTTATAGAGGTCGAGTGTCCATCGATACAGACGTCTGATTAACTTTTGAACCCTTCTGTTTTCTGCCTGTGCTGAAAATAGTGCTCGGTAAGTCAAATGTGTCAATGTACTGAACCAGGAAGACGATTTGTCAACTTGAGCATGGTGGGGGAGGGGCGCGTTGTTTCTGATGGAGGaagtagtgttttaatgtggaaGGTTGTCCTCACGGGGCGCTGCAGCCCCCAGTAAAGCTTGGCCCATACTCCACCAGAACAGAGAACtagctccacgggtggtaagagaaaaagttctgcccgggccatatgtccgagagagctgcagaacaggcgctccgagagagaaatgacgtcattttgtgggcggaacttcggcagcgaggagcgagttctctgttctcgtggagtctggatccagcttaacACGCCATGTACACACTTGTTTACCAGTTTTAATGCTTACTTACGTTTTGTTGTTGTAATAACACCACTACATGTATATGCTTTTGCAAGTATGTCTTTCTACCTGGTTGTTGCTCACTATGGATACAAAGTCAATAGAATAGAATTGAAGTCTGTCCAGGAGAGGGTGGTCAGGGATATCCATGATTGATACGTAACAatatatgtatgtttgtgtacacaCAGCCATGAAACTGTTGGAGAACTCCAGCTTTGAAGCCCTCAGCTCCAGACTGTGTGTTGAAACAGGGGAGTCTCGCATCCTTGGAAGGTAAATGCTATACATTGCGTATTATTCTCATGCTTTAACATTTACAAACTGTAATTTTGAGGTCAGGTCttccaaaaacacacatcatcaaAGAGGTAGTAGTT
This portion of the Parambassis ranga chromosome 20, fParRan2.1, whole genome shotgun sequence genome encodes:
- the zfand1 gene encoding AN1-type zinc finger protein 1, with translation MAELDIGKHCKIDSCNLKDFLPFVCDSCSGVFCLEHRSREAHSCTEVSVKRESRTAGGSTSYPCSFKDCKGKELLPVICPQCEKHFCLVHRHQDDHKCEKLEVQKPRMAATKELVQKIVESKDGSKSKGRRGAKNSATAAKVALMKLKLHAAGDKGLPQTERTYFQVYLPKESKDSSKPMFFCSKWSVGKVVDYAASLASLKNNNNVLTAKKLRLCHPQTGDALRMDDTLISLLEHSETPLYNGGNVILEYLDNECTCLEDVSEYITQT